A genomic window from Acidimicrobiales bacterium includes:
- a CDS encoding DoxX family protein — translation MEPTTATDLALLILRCVIGLTMAAHGWNKFTGGGKIPGTGRWFDSIGMRPGRLNAYLAASSEVGAGLLLAVGLLTSFGAAGIIGVMTVAGWTTHRSNGFFILKEGWEYVFVLASMSLVAAVLGPGSWSADDALGIAGDLDGTTGLLIALVVGVGGGVAQMLTFYRPSSVAGVD, via the coding sequence ATGGAGCCGACAACTGCGACCGACCTGGCCCTGCTGATCCTGCGGTGTGTCATCGGGCTGACCATGGCTGCCCACGGCTGGAACAAGTTCACCGGCGGCGGGAAGATCCCGGGAACCGGTCGCTGGTTTGACAGCATCGGCATGCGACCGGGTCGCCTGAACGCCTATCTGGCCGCCTCCAGTGAGGTGGGAGCCGGCCTGCTGCTGGCCGTTGGCCTGCTCACGTCGTTCGGAGCGGCGGGGATCATCGGCGTGATGACGGTGGCCGGATGGACGACGCACCGCAGCAACGGCTTCTTCATCCTTAAGGAGGGCTGGGAGTACGTGTTCGTCCTGGCCTCCATGTCCCTGGTGGCGGCCGTCCTCGGTCCCGGTTCCTGGTCGGCGGACGACGCGCTGGGCATAGCCGGCGACCTCGACGGCACGACGGGTCTCCTGATCGCCCTGGTAGTCGGCGTGGGTGGGGGTGTAGCCCAGATGCTCACCTTCTACAGGCCGTCCAGCGTGGCCGGGGTCGACTGA